GAGGGAAGTGATGTGATGAAATGGAAAATGCATAAGAGAGAAAAATTAAGCTCACATTGGTATTGCTCAACTCCAGATTGTAGAAATCCATGGAGTCCCCCTTAAACAGAGGCCCCGCATGCCAAGTTCCAAGATGAAGTTTAACGAATTTAGGCCCAGAGAACCTAAAAACCCGCACTTCATCCGGAGCAGGAGGCGCATAGAAATGCCCACAACGTGACTTCACAAGCTCAACTCCCCCTTCTGGTTTCTCTGAACCGAAAATCGATGGCTTGGCTACACCCAGATACCAAAAATGgcctccaatggatccaaggCATTGGGTGACACTGGCGTGATGAGTAATCGTCGAGAACTTAAGCGGA
This region of Manihot esculenta cultivar AM560-2 chromosome 10, M.esculenta_v8, whole genome shotgun sequence genomic DNA includes:
- the LOC110624066 gene encoding uncharacterized protein LOC110624066, which encodes MEVSGESKSTPATINLKPIEATPESFQEFGQVIEPSADGEEFGPQDAQLDLSQGIPRFYIMHLENRPLKFSTITHHASVTQCLGSIGGHFWYLGVAKPSIFGSEKPEGGVELVKSRCGHFYAPPAPDEVRVFRFSGPKFVKLHLGTWHAGPLFKGDSMDFYNLELSNTNVVDHTTHNFKNRDGVVFSVEE